The following are from one region of the Centroberyx gerrardi isolate f3 chromosome 16, fCenGer3.hap1.cur.20231027, whole genome shotgun sequence genome:
- the smyd5 gene encoding protein-lysine N-trimethyltransferase SMYD5, with the protein MAAPQDDMFSLCVDPGKVSSCVEVRFIDKIKGKGLFAKRSIKKGDSIFIERPLVSAQFLWNALYKYKACEYCLRALETAEENARRLSGIPGLSLPHPELCSVRPELHQACPQCQVMYCSKECRQAAADQYHRVLCLGPSHDDPDHPINKLKDAWRSMHYPPETSSIMLMARMVAVVKQAQDKAHWQKLFSQFCSRAANEEEEIAHKLLGEKFRGQLALLQSLFKAALYDDHLNRWFTPDGFRSLFSLVGTNGQGIGTSSLSQWVHACDALQLPGQQREQLDSFIDQLYKDIEKETGDFLNCEGSGLFLLQSSCNHSCIPNAEASFPDNNFLLHLSALSDINPGEEICISYLDCCQRDRSRHSRHKILRENYLFVCSCPKCASQMDELDLTSEEEEEEEGEAEGETEGDEMEDEMTDV; encoded by the exons ATGGCTGCTCCCCAAGATGACATGTTTTCTCTCTGCGTGGACCCCGGCAAAGTTAGCAGTTGCGTTGAAGTCAGatttattgacaaaatcaaG GGCAAGGGTCTGTTCGCCAAAAGGAGCATCAAGAAGGGAGACAGCATCTTCATAGAGCGCCCTCTGGTCTCTGCCCAGTTCCTGTGGAATGCTTTGTACAAATACAAAG CCTGTGAGTACTGCTTACGTGCTTTGGAGACTGCGGAGGAAAATGCGAGGAGGCTCAGTGGCATCCCGGGACTCAGCCTTCCACACCCCGAGCTGTGCAGCGTGCGCCCCGAGCTGCACCAAGCCTGTCCTCAGTGCCAG GTTATGTACTGTAGCAAGGAGTGCCGACAAGCTGCAGCAGACCAATACCATCGGGTCTTGTGTCTCGGCCCCTCCCACGACGATCCGGACCACCCAATCAACAAGCTTAAAGACGcatggag gagTATGCACTATCCCCCAGAGACCTCCAGCATCATGCTTATGGCCAGAATGGTGGCCGTTGTCAAACAG GCCCAAGACAAAGCACACTGGCAGAAGCTGTTTTCACAGTTCTGCAGCCGTGCAGCcaacgaggaagaggagatagCCCACAAGCTCCTGGGGGAGAAGTTCAGG GGACAGTTGGCCTTGCTACAAAGCCTTTTTAAAGCAGCACTTTATGATGATCATCTCAATCGG TGGTTTACTCCGGACGGTTTCcgctctctgttctctcttgtGGGGACCAACGGACAAGGCATAGGCACCAG TTCCCTAAGTCAGTGGGTTCATGCCTGTGATGCACTTCAGCTTCCTGGTCAGCAGAGGGAGCAGTTGGATTCCTTTATCGACCAGCTGTACAAGGACATAGAGAAAG aGACGGGAGACTTTCTGAACTGCGAGGGTTCTGGACTTTTCCTGCTTCAAAGCTCAT GTAACCACAGCTGCATACCCAACGCAGAGGCTTCTTTCCCAGACAACAATTTCTTGCTTCACCTCAGTGCCCTTAGTGACATCAACCCAGGAGAG GAGATCTGTATCAGTTACTTGGACTGCTGTCAGCGTGATCGAAGCCGTCATAGCAGACATAAAATTCTGAG GGAGAACTACCTGTTCGTCTGCTCGTGTCCAAAGTGTGCGTCTCAGATGGATGAGCTGGATCTGACatcggaggaggaagaggaagaggagggcgaagcagaaggagaaacagagggagatgaGATGGAAGATGAGATGACAGACGTCTGA